In Rhineura floridana isolate rRhiFlo1 chromosome 6, rRhiFlo1.hap2, whole genome shotgun sequence, one genomic interval encodes:
- the CCDC17 gene encoding coiled-coil domain-containing protein 17, whose translation MTDPVVFHCPSCEMGFCSRRLLEKHMEKFCIGEEPTMDARYHNRQILHRGKEPKKTETPDSMHQLQVPIPKKHHFDGEHEQQAHRSRSFDHKGSVSDSQALKKLTEEFHKLRVSLEDTLPTFRSFQKEDDNRYQWEYWQRQQQMTEAHEHQLANIQARNQYLEQQKDEIHRRLSELKLGNSATTHIEQLLVELNTQEGKNQLALDALWEQVKLLQVAANSRSKPKPPTNIKTDSAADKIEEKFFFKSMPFPAAAGPLSSEIQALYQAYLQSGGSDHNILRQMYELQVEAIALEKGGARPEHKGRKKKHEGSPSTYPRGLDSELVSVELENQRLEDEIFKLKILKDRRRMEDGSLDTELAKLQWLYMAEMAQVHAEIGKLRYDTERMKPQWPRRGSPPLLPPPIAPPLPPPPPQHLLGLPDPTFPVSNMDTMRSSATATSQYFLDPSDALGPAPYDPASGFVIFYDFLLGLDPTFYQVCLVSGLYRNGQALGKSTPLPIVSSDMGQYPQYMTDGQRGCCAILAARQPVPRVLPSTTITLITELQASGGFDAYGLEIQNLAPRGWAKINIFDHLHQVMSGRWKVPIRVLPVKPGLTTEQLNGVPQVGKAELYLRLVNARDADMQSMAEINPGNASLYKYPSAVSSCAAHPIDFPPAQRSFHPAPTSLSFSVPPYTGFVDPPPNEEQPFQHKPNKR comes from the exons ATGACAGATCCGGTGGTTTTCCACTGTCCCAGCTGTGAGATGGGGTTCTGCTCTAGACGGCTGCTAGAGAAGCACATGGAAAAATTCTGCATCGGAGAGGAACCTACCATGGATGCCAGATACCACAACAGGCAAATACTCCATAGGGGGAAAGAGCCTAAGAAAACAGAGACACCAGACAGCATG CATCAACTACAAGTGCCAATACCAAAGAAGCATCATTTTGATGGGGAACATGAGCAACAAGCACACCGCTCTAGAAGCTTTGATCATAAAGGAAGTGTTTCAGACAGCCAAGCCTTGAAGAAACTAACTGAAGAG TTCCACAAACTGAGGGTGTCGCTGGAAGACACACTTCCTACATTCAGGAGCTTCCAGAAAGAG GATGACAACAGATACCAGTGGGAATACTGGCAGCGCCAACAGCAAATGACAGAAGCACATGAGCACCAGTTGGCCAATATCCAGGCCAGAAACCAATACCTAGAGCAGCAGAAGGACG AGATCCACAGGCGCCTGTCAGAACTGAAACTAGGGAACTCAGCTACAACTCATATTGAACAGCTGCTGGTGGAGCTAAATAcccaggaggggaagaaccaacTGGCTTTGGATGCCCTGTGGGAACAGGTGAAACTTCTCCAGGTAGCAGCAAATAGCAG AAGCAAACCCAAGCCACCCACCAATATAAAGACAGACAGTGCTGCAGACAAGATAGAGGAGAAGTTCTTCTTCAAGTCTATGCCATTTCCAGCAGCAGCTGGACCCCTCTCTTCAGAGATACA GGCCCTTTACCAGGCTTATCTGCAGAGTGGAGGGAGTGACCATAACATCCTCCGTCAGATGTATGAGCTACAGGTGGAGGCCATAGCACTGGAGAAAGGTggagcaagacctgagcacaagggtAGAAAGAAGA AACATGAAGGTAGTCCCAGCACCTACCCCCGGGGTTTGGATAGTGAGCTCGTGTCTGTTGAGTTGGAGAATCAGCGGCTGGAAGATGAGATATTTAAGTTGAAGATCCTGAAGGACAGAAGGAGAATGGAAGATG GGTCTTTGGACACAGAGCTGGCAAAACTACAGTGGTTATATATGGCAGAGATGGCTCAGGTGCATGCAGAGATTGGCAAGCTGAGATATGACACAGAGAGGATGAAGCCacagtggcccaggagagggtcaCCACCCCTTCTGCCACCTCCTATAGCTCCACccctgccacctcctcctcctcagcatcTTTTGGGGCTTCCTGACCCCACCTTTCCAGTTAGCAACATG GACACCATGAGATCATCTGCCACAGCTACAAGCCAGTACTTCCTCGATCCCTCTGATGCCCTGGGACCAGCTCCATATGACCCGGC GTCTGGTTTTGTGATATTCTATGATTTTCTTTTGGGCCTGGATCCCACATTTTACCAAGTTTGCCTTGTCTCTGGGCTGTATCGCAATGGGCAGGCATTGGGCAAGTCCACCCCACTGCCTATTGTTTCCTCTGATATGGGCCAATACCCACAGTATATGACAGATGGACAAAGAGGGTGCTGTGCCATCTTAGCTGCTAGACAGCCAGTCCCAAG AGTCCTTCCTTCAACCACCATCACCCTCATAACTGAGCTTCAAGCATCTGGAGGCTTTGATGCCTATGGGCTAGAGATCCAGAATTTGGCCCCCAGGGGATGGGCCAAAATCAACATCTTTGACCATCTGCATCAAGTAATGAGTGGACGCTGGAAGGTCCCCATCCGGGTACTTCCTGTGAAGCCAGGCCTTACTACTGAACAGTTAAATGGTGTGCCCCAG GTGGGCAAAGCAGAGCTTTACTTGCGACTGGTGAATGCAAGAGATGCTGACATGCAGTCAATGGCAGAGATTAATCCTGGCAATGCCTCCCTGTACAAATACCCTTCCGCA GTGTCCAGTTGCGCAGCACACCCTATAGACTTTCCTCCAGCCCAGCGCTCTTTCCACCCTGCCCCCACCAGCCTGTCCTTTTCTGTCCCTCCTTACACTGGCTTTGTTGACCCCCCTCCTAATGAGGAACAGCCTTTCCAACACAAGCCCAATAAAAGGTGA